From Erigeron canadensis isolate Cc75 chromosome 8, C_canadensis_v1, whole genome shotgun sequence, one genomic window encodes:
- the LOC122580565 gene encoding ribosomal RNA small subunit methyltransferase H isoform X1: MTSHTITAAVKHLLFHSSLTFTPSHFRRRRHISSSLITLATYSTTLSSTRNKKKLNRKDNSISNNNRRLLIDSAVKRRTRSDKKFDEESFRQFGDTESHIPVMLGEVLEVFDSVKLHAFVDCTLGAAGHSSAVIRAHPEMQSYVGLDCDPIAHEKAKAKIDLIRNANSHDSSSNLRTHTFLRNFKNIKSTISEVDEKLLISGVDGILMDLGMSSMQVNNSKRGFSVLCDGPLDMRMDPQASLTAEDILNSWPEAEIGQILRDYGEENNWRALQKRIVKARLSGGLHSTSELVDLIRSSTPGGKVGRQGWIKTATRVFQALRIAVNDELKTLEASLYDCYSCLAPGGRLAVISFHSLEDRIVKQTFLSIINQNSSDGHDREAFEVSDENEPWIKQMIHGVSGTILTKRPITPSEDEEKLNVRCRSAKLRVIQKD; the protein is encoded by the exons ATGACCTCCCATACTATCACGGCCGCCGTAAAACACCTTTTATTCCACTCATCACTCACCTTCACACCGTCACATTTCCGTCGGCGCCGCCACATCTCTTCATCTCTCATCACACTCGCCACTTATTCCACTACCTTATCTTCAACTCGCAACAAGAAAAAGCTAAACAGAAAAGACAATTCAATTAGCAATAACAACCGCAGATTATTAATTGATTCAGCAGTCAAACGGCGTACTCGATCGGATAAAAAGTTCGATGAGGAAAGCTTCCGACAGTTCGGTGATACAGAGAGTCATATTCCGGTGATGTTAGGTGAGGTTTTGGAGGTTTTTGATTCAGTTAAGCTTCACGCTTTTGTCGATTGTACTCTCGGTGCTGCGGGTCATTCTTCTGct GTGATTAGGGCTCATCCAGAGATGCAGTCATATGTTGGACTTGATTGTGATCCCATTGCCCATGAAAAAGCAAAAGCTAAGATTGATTTGATCCGAAATGCCAACTCCCATGACTCTAGTTCTAATTTAAGAACACATACCTTCTtgagaaatttcaaaaatattaagtCTACAATATCTGAGGTTGATGAGAAGCTTCTGATATCGGGAGTTGACGGGATTCTAATGGACTTAGGAATGTCATCCATGCAG GTGAACAATTCCAAGAGAGGGTTTAGTGTGCTCTGTGACGGACCGCTTGATATGAGAATGGATCCTCAG GCAAGTCTGACAGCTGAAGACATACTAAATTCATGGCCAGAGGCCGAAATAGGACAAATTTTACGTGATTATGGGGAAGAGAACAATTGGCGTGCTCTCCAGAAGAGGATTGTTAAGGCCCGCTTAAGTGGAGGATTGCATTCTACTAGTGAACTAGTAGATCTTATTCGGAGTTCTACACCTGGTGGAAAAG TAGGGAGGCAGGGTTGGATAAAAACAGCAACAAGAGTATTCCAGGCTTTAAGAATAGCTGTTAATGACGAACTGAAGACACTAGAGGCTTCATTATACGATTGTTACAGCTGTCTTGCGCCTGGTGGGAGGCTTGCTGTCATATCCTTCCATAGTCTGGAGGACAGAATTGTGAAGCAAACGTTTCTTAGCATCATCAACCAAAATTCATCTGACGGACATGACAGAGAAGCCTTTGAAGTCTCTGATGAAAATGAGCCATGGATTAAACAGATGATACATGGTGTTAGTGGAACAATCCTTACAAAGAGACCTATAACACCTtctgaagatgaagaaaaactTAATGTTCGATGTAGGAGTGCGAAACTCAGGGTGATACAAAAAGATTGA
- the LOC122578562 gene encoding uncharacterized protein LOC122578562 — MRVFECEVSLSCSSSSSSSSIVFPKVFPHLQQESCNQYCSSRRRRLRIFNQSLSESNVKKAKLSARKQDRVKIPSYTIIGEKRGQNIYPIKDFLSHPSGIEALLNTHALRSVEPLDTTTYRCTLPPLNLLNFEVSPVIDLRVTPTDEDCTVEMLSCKFEGSEVVQQQNERFSAEMTNYITWCTKNSEPYLDIDVKLDLTLEIYTPPFSLLPTSAVEAPGTLMMQALVDRLVPLLLQQLIQDYERWVMQNPEGSLIESNSQYSR; from the exons ATGAGGGTTTTTGAATGTGAAGTTTCCTtatcttgttcttcttcttcttcatcttcttccattGTTTTCCCAAAAGTTTTTCCTCACCTGCAGCAG GAATCATGTAATCAATATTGTTCCAGCAGGCGGAGAAGATTAAGAATATTTAATCAGAGTCTTTCAGAGTCAAATGTCAAGAAAGCCAAGTTATCTGCCAGGAAACAGGATCGAGTCAAGATTCCGAGCTACACCATTATAGGTGAAAAAAGAGGGCAAAATATATATCCTATTAAGGATTTTCTATCCCACCCATCCGGCATTGAAGCGCTTCTTAATACACACGCTCTGCGAAGCGTTGAACCCCTTGATACTACCACTTACAg GTGTACTCTGCCTCCCCTGAATTTGCTAAACTTTGAAGTTTCTCCTGTGATAGACTTACGAGTGACCCCAACAGATGAAGATTGTACCGTAGAGATGTTATCTTGCAAG tttgaGGGTTCTGAAGTCGTGCAACAGCAGAACGAACGTTTTTCAG CTGAAATGACAAATTACATAACTTGGTGCACAAAGAACTCTGAACCATATCTGGATATTGACGTGAAACTGGATCTCACTCTAGAG ATATACACCCCGCCGTTTAGCTTGCTGCCAACATCTGCAGTCGAGGCTCCTGGCACTTT AATGATGCAAGCTTTGGTTGACAGACTTGTACCATTGTTACTGCAACAATTGATACAAGATTATGAGAGATGGGTAATGCAGAATCCTGAAGGCAGTCTCATTGAATCAAATTCTCAATATTCACGATGA
- the LOC122579558 gene encoding guanine nucleotide-binding protein subunit gamma 2-like: MDSSSEPNGDQHLQHKSTTSSSSSRSQNNNMNRTSSSSSGMGSSSNFIGKHRLAAIISLQNQQIQIIQEELDQLETLGESSLVCQELISSVESSTDALLPVTKGPADAGWDRWFQRANQSSRNRKRWI, translated from the exons atggATTCATCTTCTGAACCAAATGGTGACCAACACTTACAACACAAAtcaacaacatcatcatcatcatctagaTCACAAAACAATAATATGAATAgaacatcatcttcatcttcaggTATGGGATCTTCTTCTAACTTTATAGGGAAACATAGATTGGCTGCTATTATATCTCTACAGAATCAACAAATTCAAATCATTCAAGAAGAACTGGATCAACTTGAAACTCTTGGTGAATCATCTCTTGTGTGTCAAGA ACTGATATCAAGCGTTGAATCAAGTACAGATGCTCTGCTACCTGT GACTAAAGGGCCGGCAGATGCTGGATGGGATCGATGGTTCCAAAGAGCGAATCAATCTTCTCGAAATCGCAAACGTTGGATATGA
- the LOC122578276 gene encoding uncharacterized protein LOC122578276 gives MAVTTKQMSLLVGTLGILSFVFGVIAENKKPASGTPITGKDVIICKYPADPTVALGYLSFGFLVASTLAGGSSLFYPYKGKSVPREALFKSTSFFVFFLIALGSTGLAATMLLWPTITEHKHLVSNVHYNLETTCPTAKTGLLGGGAFLALDAALFWLVSLMLADNAREDYFDDVKGAGSDPISTEYDGDGVIKGNA, from the exons ATGGCAGTTACTACCAAACAGATGTCTTTGCTTGTTGGAACCCTTGGGATTTTGTCTTTCGTGTTTGGTGTTATTGCTGAAAACAAAAAG CCCGCATCTGGAACCCCGATCACAGGGAAGGATGTCATTATCTGCAAGTATCCAGCTGATCCCACTGTGGCTTTGGGATATTTGTCATTTGGGTTTCTTGTTGCATCTACTTTGGCTGGAGGATCATCGTTGTTTTATCCCTACAAAGGGAAGTCTGTTCCACGGGAGGCATTGTTCAAAAGCACCAGTTTCTTTGTATTCTTCCTGATTGCTTT GGGTTCGACTGGACTAGCAGCAACAATGCTTTTATGGCCAACAATTACTGAGCACAAACACCTTGTCAGCAATGTCCATTACAACCTTGAAACAACTTGCCCTACAGCAAAAACTGGATTGCTTGGTGGTGGTGCATTTCTAGCTCTTGATGCAGCTCTCTTCTGGTTGGTTTCCCTCATGCTGGCTGATAATGCAAGAGAGGACTACTTTGATGATGTTAAAGGTGCCGGCAGTGATCCAATCTCCACTGAATATGATGGCGATGGTGTCATCAAGGGCAATGCTTAG
- the LOC122580565 gene encoding ribosomal RNA small subunit methyltransferase H isoform X2, with protein MTSHTITAAVKHLLFHSSLTFTPSHFRRRRHISSSLITLATYSTTLSSTRNKKKLNRKDNSISNNNRRLLIDSAVKRRTRSDKKFDEESFRQFGDTESHIPVMLGEVLEVFDSVKLHAFVDCTLGAAGHSSAVIRAHPEMQSYVGLDCDPIAHEKAKAKIDLIRNANSHDSSSNLRTHTFLRNFKNIKSTISEVDEKLLISGVDGILMDLGMSSMQVNNSKRGFSVLCDGPLDMRMDPQASLTAEDILNSWPEAEIGQILRDYGEENNWRALQKRIVKARLSGGLHSTSELVDLIRSSTPGGKGRQGWIKTATRVFQALRIAVNDELKTLEASLYDCYSCLAPGGRLAVISFHSLEDRIVKQTFLSIINQNSSDGHDREAFEVSDENEPWIKQMIHGVSGTILTKRPITPSEDEEKLNVRCRSAKLRVIQKD; from the exons ATGACCTCCCATACTATCACGGCCGCCGTAAAACACCTTTTATTCCACTCATCACTCACCTTCACACCGTCACATTTCCGTCGGCGCCGCCACATCTCTTCATCTCTCATCACACTCGCCACTTATTCCACTACCTTATCTTCAACTCGCAACAAGAAAAAGCTAAACAGAAAAGACAATTCAATTAGCAATAACAACCGCAGATTATTAATTGATTCAGCAGTCAAACGGCGTACTCGATCGGATAAAAAGTTCGATGAGGAAAGCTTCCGACAGTTCGGTGATACAGAGAGTCATATTCCGGTGATGTTAGGTGAGGTTTTGGAGGTTTTTGATTCAGTTAAGCTTCACGCTTTTGTCGATTGTACTCTCGGTGCTGCGGGTCATTCTTCTGct GTGATTAGGGCTCATCCAGAGATGCAGTCATATGTTGGACTTGATTGTGATCCCATTGCCCATGAAAAAGCAAAAGCTAAGATTGATTTGATCCGAAATGCCAACTCCCATGACTCTAGTTCTAATTTAAGAACACATACCTTCTtgagaaatttcaaaaatattaagtCTACAATATCTGAGGTTGATGAGAAGCTTCTGATATCGGGAGTTGACGGGATTCTAATGGACTTAGGAATGTCATCCATGCAG GTGAACAATTCCAAGAGAGGGTTTAGTGTGCTCTGTGACGGACCGCTTGATATGAGAATGGATCCTCAG GCAAGTCTGACAGCTGAAGACATACTAAATTCATGGCCAGAGGCCGAAATAGGACAAATTTTACGTGATTATGGGGAAGAGAACAATTGGCGTGCTCTCCAGAAGAGGATTGTTAAGGCCCGCTTAAGTGGAGGATTGCATTCTACTAGTGAACTAGTAGATCTTATTCGGAGTTCTACACCTGGTGGAAAAG GGAGGCAGGGTTGGATAAAAACAGCAACAAGAGTATTCCAGGCTTTAAGAATAGCTGTTAATGACGAACTGAAGACACTAGAGGCTTCATTATACGATTGTTACAGCTGTCTTGCGCCTGGTGGGAGGCTTGCTGTCATATCCTTCCATAGTCTGGAGGACAGAATTGTGAAGCAAACGTTTCTTAGCATCATCAACCAAAATTCATCTGACGGACATGACAGAGAAGCCTTTGAAGTCTCTGATGAAAATGAGCCATGGATTAAACAGATGATACATGGTGTTAGTGGAACAATCCTTACAAAGAGACCTATAACACCTtctgaagatgaagaaaaactTAATGTTCGATGTAGGAGTGCGAAACTCAGGGTGATACAAAAAGATTGA